The following proteins come from a genomic window of Flavobacterium eburneipallidum:
- a CDS encoding phospholipase A, which translates to MRLSIKFTFFLLLLTSVVADAQIQALNSKTQIRTMTERWELDTTAIRGTFLLTPYKPIYIIAGKYSSNPNDQPHSENDSPEYIVPEGINYDNIELKFQLSFKTKVLQSFLWGKADLWIAYTQKSFWQVYNAELSRPFREINYEPEVILNFPVKFKILGFNTRMVGIAFNHLSNGKSEPFSRSLNRFIVHAGFERKNWNIYVRSWYGMSDNDKDNPDISDYTGRADLNIIYAKNGNVFSFIGGYNMNFNSNPRGIAEFSWSYPIKNNLKAYLQVSHGYGESLIDYNHLQTNVGVGISLIEWL; encoded by the coding sequence ATGAGATTATCTATAAAATTCACTTTTTTTTTGCTATTATTAACTTCAGTTGTAGCCGATGCCCAAATTCAAGCATTGAATAGCAAAACCCAAATTCGAACCATGACCGAACGTTGGGAACTGGACACCACTGCTATAAGAGGAACGTTTCTATTAACCCCTTACAAACCGATTTATATTATAGCGGGAAAATATTCTAGCAATCCAAATGATCAACCTCATTCTGAAAATGATAGCCCTGAATATATTGTTCCGGAAGGCATTAATTATGACAATATAGAACTGAAATTTCAGTTGAGTTTTAAAACTAAAGTATTGCAAAGTTTTTTATGGGGTAAGGCTGATTTATGGATTGCTTATACTCAAAAATCATTTTGGCAAGTATATAACGCCGAACTTTCTAGACCATTCAGAGAAATTAATTACGAACCTGAAGTTATTTTAAATTTTCCTGTAAAGTTCAAAATTTTGGGTTTCAATACCCGAATGGTTGGAATTGCCTTTAATCATTTATCCAATGGAAAAAGCGAACCCTTTTCGAGAAGCTTGAATCGATTTATTGTTCATGCAGGTTTTGAACGCAAAAATTGGAATATTTATGTAAGATCTTGGTACGGAATGTCGGATAATGACAAAGACAATCCAGATATTTCGGATTATACAGGAAGAGCCGATTTGAATATTATTTATGCCAAAAACGGAAATGTTTTTTCTTTTATTGGAGGCTACAATATGAATTTTAATTCCAATCCAAGAGGTATTGCAGAATTTTCTTGGTCTTATCCTATCAAAAATAACTTAAAAGCTTACTTGCAAGTTTCTCACGGTTACGGAGAATCATTGATTGATTATAACCATCTTCAAACCAATGTTGGCGTTGGAATTTCCTTGATTGAGTGGTTATAA